From a single Drosophila sulfurigaster albostrigata strain 15112-1811.04 chromosome 3, ASM2355843v2, whole genome shotgun sequence genomic region:
- the LOC133841136 gene encoding mediator of RNA polymerase II transcription subunit 30: MWKYGQNQMNQGPQGGQGGGGGPNMMPMGGFMQGGAGMHMSPQQQQQQHQMNMMGPGGGPGGGPGGMQMNPNVGGGPPGLMQGMGMSPQHQMQQQQQMMQGGVGMPMSNMPQQQMMGPQGVGVGGVGMVQQQQSNLVQQQHQQQQQQQQQQHNPVTGAAGVGGGGNNIMAISQPNPHKEINIVQLSRLGQETVQDIASRFQEVFSALKNIQPTSHRDNNTEKKVQEYFRTIRLLFKRVRIIYEKCNDAGMDYMNAETLIPYRDEPDPRIEPSQCDEYRKVLQENQELIETVKLKNRQLREIIDRTRIIIWEINTMLAMRRS; encoded by the coding sequence ATGTGGAAATATGGACAAAATCAAATGAACCAAGGCCCACAGGGAGGACAAGGCGGAGGCGGTGGCCCCAACATGATGCCAATGGGCGGCTTCATGCAAGGTGGAGCCGGCATGCATATGtcaccgcaacaacaacagcagcaacaccaaatGAATATGATGGGCCCCGGCGGAGGACCAGGAGGTGGCCCGGGAGGTATGCAAATGAATCCCAATGTGGGAGGTGGACCACCAGGTCTCATGCAAGGCATGGGCATGTCGCCGCAGcatcaaatgcaacaacagcagcaaatgatGCAAGGTGGAGTTGGGATGCCAATGTCGAATAtgccgcaacaacaaatgatggGACCACAAGGAGTGGGCGTCGGCGGCGTAGGCAtggtgcaacagcaacagtccAACTTAgttcagcaacaacatcaacaacaacaacagcagcagcaacaacaacacaatccAGTCACAGGTGCAGCCGGCGTCGGCGGTGGAGGCAATAATATTATGGCAATTTCGCAGCCCAATCCACACAAGGAGATTAACATTGTTCAGTTGTCGCGCTTGGGCCAGGAGACAGTGCAGGACATTGCTTCACGCTTCCAAGAGGTCTTCTCGGCCCTCAAGAACATACAACCAACCTCACATCGGGACAATAACACGGAGAAAAAGGTGCAGGAATACTTTCGCACCATTCGATTGCTGTTCAAGCGTGTGCGTATCATCTATGAGAAGTGCAATGATGCTGGCatggactatatgaatgccgAAACCTTGATACCCTATCGTGATGAGCCCGATCCGCGCATTGAGCCTTCGCAATGCGACGAATATCGCAAAGTGCTGCAAGAGAATCAGGAACTCATCGAAACGGTTAAGCTGAAAAACCGACAATTGCGTGAAATAATTGATAGAACACGCATTATTATATGGGAAATTAATACGATGCTCGCAATGCGACGCTCTTAG
- the LOC133841131 gene encoding DNA repair protein Rev1, with translation MGRDDDNGFGDWGGYFEAKKSKLEEQFAAASDPFRKSNIFDGISIFVNGRTNPSADELKRIMMVHGGIFHHYERSHTNFIIASNLPDVKVRKMDTSKIISAQWVVDCVSESRVLDYKPYLLYTNQKTTQPRINFSKGKNNNSTATDMDMDETERLSKELGGVLKELQQAVATSPDKNTTNISNNNSITNISATTNPGRALTAVDPAFLGEFYKNSRLHHIATLGAGFKQYVCDLRQSHANKSFEKRESMRSFLMKKPKPLLPATVKRRVMHIDMDCFFVSVGLVNHPELRGLPVAVTHSKGGSGASDVPVHPQANRQVEQELFAQRFEQHLHNNVLADKVRGGFDKKMSLSEIASCSYEARAKGIRNGMFVGQALKLCPELKTIPYDFEHYRQVAFALYDIVASYTLNIEAVSCDEMFVDLTDLLQDLQVDAMTFVSLLRQEVRKATKCPCSAGVGDNKLMARLATKVAKPNGQHLLETEDAANYMTSLDIDVLPGVGSSTTYRLNQAGMKTCGDVQQASLVSLEMLLGKKMAQTLYQNCRGLDPRPLVYEQQRKSVSAEVNYGIRFTKNEDLETFLQQLSVEVHTRLIEIKRKAKSITLKLMVRAAEAPVETSKFMGHGVCDNQTKSVLLKQSTNDVQVITSNVLRMMKESGYPPHELRGIGIHLSKLDDVVESKKENVIKNMFVKMSEKQKTKPVDVSIAKVKEPEVEIPKNSGKVNVLTMLMTAAANRQRKGFEQIPTGNTRISMRNDLFEESIEEEKKQQLDDSPKKATDLRFKPARTSRQATIEQFDPEVLAQLPEDLRREILSFPDEYLPSAKVDTELSSRVSRRKSPLKTRRMRSISRSPSPQEFLPSTPPNSPPLPGWRRSLSPSTSPLSVSDLQPSTSKVALERQLKRAACRSDQIVVDYVKKLPNHMHPQILQYLKNTKTIPEGIIEPAEPAAKEVAKVASPTQLMGENDGVYPEFKKMIITWVKTEDTPQPADVNLMFTSFCHLVNDNKIDEVYELMKFLCRLIKSKRGNNCRWHMAYNEIESNVQEKVYEVLDYHIYFTEVIGCCKCS, from the exons atGGGTCGCGACGATGACAATGGATTTGGCGATTGG GGCGGTTACTTTGAAGCCAAGAAATCCAAGCTCGAGGAACAATTTGCCGCCGCCAGCGATCCGTTTCGCAAGTCGAATATATTTGATGGAATTTCCATATTTGTCAACGGACGCACAAATCCATCAGCTGACGAGCTGAAGCGCATTATGATGGTGCACGGCGGCATCTTTCATCACTATGAACGTTCGCACACGAATTTCATCATTGCATCCAATTTGCCGGATGTGAAGGTGCGTAAAATGGACACCAGTAAGATTATAAGTGCCCAATGGGTTGTGGACTGTGTGAGTGAGTCACGTGTGCTCGACTATAAGCCATATCTACTGTATACCAATCAAAAGACGACACAGCCGCGAATTAACTTTTCCAAaggcaagaacaacaattccACTGCCACGGATATGGATATGGATGAGACCGAAAGGTTGTCTAAGGAATTGGGTGGCGTACTCAAGGAGCTGCAGCAGGCTGTAGCCACATCGCCCGACAAGAACACTaccaacatcagcaacaacaacagcatcaccAATATATCTGCTACCACAAATCCAGGCCGTGCTCTCACTGCTGTCGATCCGGCATTCCTTGGCGAGTTCTACAAGAACTCGCGACTGCATCACATTGCCACACTTGGTGCTGGCTTCAAACAATATGTCTGCGACTTGCGCCAGTCACATGCTAACAAATCCTTTGAGAAACGTGAATCGATGCGTTCGTTCCTGATGAAAAAGCCCAAGCCGCTGTTGCCCGCAACTGTCAAACGTCGTGTGATGCACATTGATATGGATTGCTTCTTCGTATCGGTGGGTTTGGTCAATCACCCGGAGTTGCGTGGCTTGCCCGTCGCGGTGACACACTCCAAGGGCGGCAGCGGAGCCAGCGATGTGCCAGTCCATCCGCAAGCCAATCGTCAAGTGGAGCAGGAACTCTTCGCCCAACGCTTTGAGCAGCATTTGCACAACAATGTGCTGGCGGACAAAGTACGCGGCGGTTTTGATAAGAAGATGTCGCTGTCAGAGATTGCGTCCTGCAGTTATGAGGCTCGAGCTAAAGGCATTCGCAATGGCATGTTTGTGGGCCAAGCTCTGAAGCTGTGTCCAGAGCTCAAGACTATTCCATACGACTTTGAGCACTATCGTCAG GTGGCATTCGCTTTGTACGATATTGTGGCAAGTTATACGCTAAACATTGAGGCTGTTAGCTGTGACGAAATGTTTGTTGATCTCACAGATCTGCTGCAGGACTTGCAGGTGGATGCCATGACCTTCGTATCCCTCTTGCGTCAAGAAGTGCGCAAAGCTACCAAATGTCCCTGCTCCGCCGGAGTGGGCGACAACAA ATTAATGGCTCGTCTGGCCACCAAGGTGGCCAAACCAAATGGTCAGCATTTGCTGGAGACTGAAGATGCAGCCAATTATATGACCTCTCTGGATATAGACGTGTTGCCCGGTGTGGGCAGCAGCACGACCTATAGACTCAACCAAGCGGGCATGAAGACATGTGGCGATGTGCAGCAAGCTTCGCTGGTGAGTCTGGAGATGCTGCTGGGCAAGAAGATGGCGCAAACACTGTATCAAAATTGTCGTGGCCTAGATCCGCGTCCCTTGGTCTATGAGCAG CAACGCAAATCTGTCTCAGCTGAGGTGAATTATGGCATACGCTTTACGAAGAACGAAGATCTGGAGACATTTCTACAGCAACTGAGCGTAGAAGTTCATACTCGACTCATTGAGATTAAGCGCAAAGCCAAATCGATTACACTGAAGCTAATGGTACGCGCTGCTGAGGCGCCCGTGGAAACCTCTAAATTTATGGGTCACGGTGTCTGCGACAATCAGACAAAGTCTGTGCTGCTCAAGCAGAGCACCAATGATGTTCAGGTCATTACATCGAATGTGCTGCGCATGATGAAGGAGTCGGGATATCCGCCGCATGAGCTGCGCGGCATTGGCATACATCTAAGTAAGTTGGACGATGTTGTCGAGTCGAAGAAGGAGAATGTCATCAAGAATATGTTTGTGAAAATgtcagaaaaacaaaaga CTAAACCAGTAGATGTGTCCATAGCCAAGGTAAAGGAGCCAGAAGTTGAGATACCTAAGAATTCAGGAAAGGTCAATGTGCTTACGATGCTAATGACTGCGGCAGCAAATCGACAACGCAAAGGCTTTGAGCAAATACCAACGGGAAATACACGCATATCCATGCGCAATGATTTGTTTGAGGAAAGTATCGAGGAGgagaagaaacaacaacttgaCGACAGTCCAAAGAAGGCAACCGACTTGCGGTTTAAACCCGCAAGGACATCAAGGCAAGCAACAATAGAGCAGTTCGATCCGGAAGTGTTGGCTCAACTGCCCGAGGATTTACGTCGCGAAATTCTCAGCTTTCCGGATGAGTATTTGCCATCAGCCAAAGTTGATACTGAACTGAGCAGTCGCGTAAGCCGTCGAAAATCGCCTTTAAAGACGCGACGAATGCGATCGATTAGTCGCTCACCTTCGCCTCAGGAGTTCCTCCCATCGACGCCTCCAAATTCGCCACCGTTACCAGGATGGCGACGTTCGTTGTCCCCCAGCACAAGTCCTTTGAGTGTGAGCGATCTGCAGCCATCGACTTCGAAAGTGGCGCTTGAGCGGCAGCTGAAACGCGCCGCTTGTCGCTCCGATCAAATTGTGGTGGATTACGTGAAGAAATTGCCAAATCACATGCATCCCCAAATCCTGCAGTATTTGAAGAATACCAAAACAATTCCAGAAGGGATAATAGAGCCAGCTGAGCCGGCTGCCAAGGAAGTAGCCAAGGTAGCATCACCAACACAATTGATGGGGGAGAACGACGGAGTTTATCCTGAATTCAAGAAAATGATAATCACCTGGGTGAAGACTGAGGACACGCCGCAGCCAGCGGATGTGAACTTGATGTTTACGAGCTTCTGCCATCTGGTGAATGACAACAAAATAGACGAAGTCTACGAGTTGATGAAGTTTCTGTGTCGTTTGATTAAATCGAAACGTGGCAACAACTGTCGCTGGCACATGGCCTACAATGAGATCGAGTCGAATGTGCAGGAAAAGGTTTACGAGGTGCTCGACTATCACATCTACTTCACGGAGGTCATCGGCTGTTGCAAGTGCTCTTAA
- the LOC133841142 gene encoding tax1-binding protein 3 homolog → MAKMAFQHQAGTAMECLSIPITLHKEQDYDQEGREILKCGFKIGGGIDQDYKKSPQGYTDYGIYVTEVHEGSPAARAGLRIHDKILQCNGYDFTMVTHKKAVSYIRKNPILNMLVARKGVTST, encoded by the exons ATGGCGAAAATGGCATTTCAGCATCAGGCCGGCACGGCAATGGAATGTTTAAGC ATTCCTATTACGCTGCACAAGGAGCAGGATTACGATCAGGAGGGCAGAGAGATACTCAAGTGTGGCTTTAAAATTGGCGGTGGCATCGATCAGGACTATAAGAAAAGTCCACAGGGCTACACCGATTAC GGCATCTATGTGACGGAGGTGCATGAGGGCAGTCCAGCTGCTCGTGCTGGACTTCGCATCCACGACAAGATACTCCAATGCAATGGCTATGATTTTACAATGGTCACCCACAAAAAGGCTGTGAGCTACATCAGGAAAAACCCCATACTCAATATGCTTGTGGCACGCAAGGGTGTCACATCCACATAA